A stretch of Arachis hypogaea cultivar Tifrunner chromosome 15, arahy.Tifrunner.gnm2.J5K5, whole genome shotgun sequence DNA encodes these proteins:
- the LOC112749555 gene encoding PGR5-like protein 1B, chloroplastic, whose product MASKLLAFALAHPRAPTPTPLIPISSTTSSSSVNFGAHHLVQVSGRHLCLRRRLLMLSPKATADQQQGKVEENDGTDDGKILQYCSIDKKKRSVGEMEQEFLQALQAFYYEGKAIMSNEEFDNLKEELMWEGSSVVMLSSDEQKFLEASMAYVSGKPILSDKEFDQLKLRLKMEGSEIVAEGPRCSLRSRKVYSDLSVDYLKMFLLNVPATVVALGLFFFLDDLTGFEITYLLELPEPFSFIFTWFAAVPLIVWLAQSLTSAIIKDSLILKGPCPNCGTENTSFFGTILSISSGDSTNKVKCENCGTALVYDSTTRLITLPEGSSS is encoded by the exons ATGGCTAGCAAGTTATTAGCATTTGCATTGGCACACCCTCGTGCTCCTACCCCAACACCTCTCATTCCGAtatcttcaactacttcttcctcttctgtTAATTTTGGTGCCCACCACCTTGTTCAAGTAAGTGGCCGCCACTTATGTCTCCGCCGCCGACTCTTGATGCTCTCCCCCAAGGCCACTGCCGATCAGCAACAAG GCAAGGTTGAAGAAAATGATGGTACTGATGATGGCAAAATCTTACAATATTGTAGCATAGACAAGAAAAAGAGATCAGTTGGAGAAATGGAGCAAGAGTTTCTTCAAGCACTCCAA GCATTCTATTATGAGGGGAAGGCGATTATGTCAAATGAGGaatttgataatctaaaagaAGAACTCATGTGGGAAGGGAGCAGTGTTGTCATGCTAA GTTCTGATGAACAAAAATTCTTGGAAGCTTCCATGGCCTATGTTTCTGGAAAACCAATCCTGAGCGACAAGGAGTTTGACCAGTTGAAATTGAGGCTAAAG atggaAGGGAGCGAGATTGTGGCCGAGGGTCCACGATGCAGTCTTCGTAGTAGAAAG GTTTACAGTGACCTATCTGTTGACTACTTAAAGATGTTTCTGCTCAATGTCCCAGCAACTGTGGTTGCATTAGGATT GTTCTTCTTCCTCGATGACCTTACTGGTTTCGAGATCACATATCTTCTAGAG CTTCCAGAGCCGTTTAGTTTCATTTTCACATGGTTTGCCGCTGTTCCCCTCATTGTGTGGTTGGCTCAGTCACTTACAAGTGCTATTATAAAGGATTCCTTGATTCTAAAG GGTCCCTGTCCTAACTGTGGTACTGAAAATACTTCATTCTTTGGGACTATACTTTCTATTTCAAGTGGCGATTCCACCAACAAAGTCAAATGTGAAAA CTGTGGTACCGCATTGGTGTATGATTCAACTACAAGATTGATTACATTACCAGAAGGAAGCAGTTCCTAA
- the LOC112749556 gene encoding expansin-A7, translating to MASVLQCRGCFLIAFTCIFATFMGESKVAMATFRPSSWALAHATFYGDETASATMGGACGYGNLFQSGYGTDTAALSSMLFNNGYACGTCYQIKCYQSSACYNNVAFTTVTATNLCPPNWSEPSDDGGWCNPPRAHFDLSKPVFMKIAQWKAGIVPILYRRVPCQRKGGLRFSFQGNGYWLLVYVMNVGGGGDIASMWVRGSRTGWIKMSHNWGASYQAFATLAGQSLSFRVTSYTTKETIIAWNVAPSNWNYGLTYSSAANFR from the exons ATGGCCTCCGTTCTTCAATGTCGTGGCTGCTTTCTAATTGCTTTTACATGCATCTTCGCAACATTCATGGGGGAGTCAAAAGTAGCAATGGCAACATTTCGACCAAGTAGCTGGGCTCTTGCACATGCTACCTTTTACGGTGATGAAACAGCTTCTGCCACCATGG GAGGAGCATGTGGGTACGGGAATTTGTTTCAAAGCGGTTACGGGACGGACACGGCAGCATTGAGCTCAATGTTGTTCAACAACGGGTATGCGTGCGGGACATGTTACCAGATAAAGTGCTACCAATCAAGTGCATGCTATAACAACGTGGCCTTCACAACAGTCACCGCCACCAATCTTTGCCCTCCAAATTGGTCCGAGCCCTCCGATGACGGTGGTTGGTGCAACCCTCCGCGAGCCCATTTTGACCTGTCCAAGCCGGTCTTCATGAAAATTGCCCAGTGGAAGGCCGGCATAGTCCCCATTCTATACCGCAG AGTGCCATGCCAAAGAAAGGGAGGGCTTCGATTTAGTTTCCAAGGGAATGGATACTGGCTATTGGTGTATGTGATGAACGTGGGAGGCGGAGGAGACATTGCGAGCATGTGGGTGAGAGGAAGCAGAACGGGATGGATTAAGATGAGCCACAACTGGGGGGCTTCGTACCAAGCGTTTGCGACTCTGGCTGGGCAGTCTCTGTCTTTCAGGGTTACTTCTTACACTACTAAAGAGACTATTATTGCATGGAATGTTGCTCCTTCTAATTGGAACTATGGACTCACTTACTCCTCCGCTGCCAATTTCAGATAA
- the LOC112749557 gene encoding leucoanthocyanidin dioxygenase yields the protein MATRVASRVESLASSGIQSIPKEYVRPQEELTNIGDVFEEEKKEGPQVPTIDLKEIDSPDEVVRAKCHETLKKAAQEWGVMHLVNHGIPQDLIDRLKKAGETFFSLPIEEKEKYANDQESGKIQGYGSKLANNASGQLEWEDYFFHLVFPEDKRDLSIWPKKPCDYTEVTSEYARQLRGLATKILGALSLCLGLEEGRLEKEVGGMEELLLQLKINYYPICPQPELALGVEAHTDVSSLTFLLHNMVPGLQLYYEGKWITAKCVPDSILMHIGDTIEILSNGKYKSILHRGLVNKEKVRISWAVFCEPPKEKIILKPLPELVTDAEPALFPPRTFAQHIQHKLFRKTQEGVPN from the exons ATGGCAACTAGGGTGGCTTCAAGAGTTGAAAGCTTAGCAAGCAGTGGGATACAATCCATTCCCAAAGAGTATGTGAGGCCACAAGAAGAGTTGACCAACATAGGTGACGTATTtgaggaagagaagaaggaaggccCTCAAGTTCCGACCATTGACCTCAAGGAAATCGATTCTCCGGATGAGGTTGTGAGAGCCAAGTGCCATGAGACTCTCAAGAAGGCGGCGCAGGAATGGGGTGTGATGCACCTTGTCAACCATGGCATCCCCCAAGACCTCATCGACCGCTTGAAGAAGGCCGGGGAGACCTTCTTCTCGCTGCCgatagaggagaaggagaagtATGCCAACGACCAGGAATCTGGCAAGATTCAAGGGTATGGAAGCAAGCTTGCTAACAATGCAAGTGGACAGCTTGAGTGGGAAGACTACTTCTTCCACCTTGTTTTCCCAGAGGATAAGCGTGACTTGTCAATCTGGCCCAAGAAACCTTGTGATTATAC TGAGGTTACAAGCGAGTATGCAAGGCAACTGAGAGGACTAGCGACCAAGATTCTTGGGGCTCTGTCTCTTTGTCTGGGGCTAGAAGAAGGGAGGCTGGAGAAGGAAGTTGGAGGGATGGAAGAGCTTCTACTTCAGTTAAAGATCAATTACTACCCTATTTGTCCCCAGCCAGAACTTGCACTTGGAGTTGAAGCTCACACAGATGTTAGTTCACTCACTTTCCTCCTCCACAACATGGTACCCGGTCTTCAGCTCTACTATGAGGGCAAATGGATCACAGCAAAGTGTGTCCCGGATTCCATCCTCATGCACATTGGTGACACCATTGAGATCCTCAGCAATGGTAAGTACAAGAGCATTCTCCACAGGGGTTTGGTCAACAAGGAAAAGGTTCGGATATCTTGGGCTGTTTTCTGTGAACCCCCTAAGGAGAAGATCATACTGAAGCCCCTGCCGGAGCTTGTCACGGATGCAGAGCCAGCACTATTTCCTCCTCGCACTTTTGCTCAGCATATTCAGCACAAATTATTCAGAAAGACTCAGGAAGGTGTCCCTAACTGA